CCCACGCCATCGCCGTCTCTGCATCAATAAACTCGCCTGATATCAGCATATCGAATGCCTGTTTGGGGGCAACACAGCGCGATAACGCCACTGCAGGGGTTGAGCAGAACAGTCCAACATTGATACCTGACACCGCAAAACTTGCGGAACGGCCAGCAATGGCCAGATCGCAGCTGGCCACTAACTGACACCCCGCCGCCGTGGCCATACCTTGCACTCTGGCGATCACTGGCACCGGCAGTTTGACGATGCTCTGCATCAAGCGGCTACAGTTACGAAATAACGTTTGGTAGTAGGCTTGTTCAGGATTCGAGCGCATTTCCTTCAGATCATGACCAGCACAAAACCCACGCCCATTACTGCCAATCACTACGCAGCGCGCAGCAGGGTCGACAGCGATAGCGTCTAACTCGTGCTGCAACGCAGACAACATGACCTCCGAAAGAGTGTTGAACCTCTCCGGCCGATTCAAAGTGAGGTAGACAGCGCCTTGCTTGTCCTCCCTTAGCAGAATGTCCTGTGATGCGTTCGTGTGGTTCATTATCAACTCCCACTGGAAATGGCTGATTAAGGCAAGCAGGCTACACCGCGTTGATGGTTACCTCAGCGGTGACTGAGTTGCGTATAAAACAGCTGCTATGGGCTTTGCTGTGAATTTTATTGATGGTCTCCTGTTCCGGCACTTTATCGCCTCCAAACGTGATGCGTGGCGACAATTCAATGCGCGTAATTGCCATACCTTTCTTGTCGTTGCGCTCCAGATAGCCTTTCGGATCATCCTGATAAGACGTCACCTTAAGGCCCTGCATTTCGGCAATCGCCAGAAAAAAAAGCATGTGGCAACTGGAGACGGCGCTTATCAGCATCTGCTCCGGGTCGGCACAATTGGCATCGCCTTTAAACTCAACTGACGCAGAAACATTCACTTCCTGGCGGCCATTCAGTGCAACGATATGGTTACGCGAGTAGGTATTAGCTTCAGACTCATGAGGGGCGTGCTGCCACGTAATAGCTGCTTCATGAATGGACATAGCGATCACTCCTTGTTGTTTTATTTAATTACTGCTTAAAAAAACGAAGCTTTTATAGAAAAAGA
This genomic window from Halomonas sp. TD01 contains:
- a CDS encoding enoyl-CoA hydratase, with product MNHTNASQDILLREDKQGAVYLTLNRPERFNTLSEVMLSALQHELDAIAVDPAARCVVIGSNGRGFCAGHDLKEMRSNPEQAYYQTLFRNCSRLMQSIVKLPVPVIARVQGMATAAGCQLVASCDLAIAGRSASFAVSGINVGLFCSTPAVALSRCVAPKQAFDMLISGEFIDAETAMAWGLVSDVSEDADLDVAVADKVAQILSKSPAAVRYGKSMFHAQRQMSLADAYDFAGNVMAENMLNPDAQNGVDAFLDKRKPIWEQPGQ
- a CDS encoding OsmC family protein → MSIHEAAITWQHAPHESEANTYSRNHIVALNGRQEVNVSASVEFKGDANCADPEQMLISAVSSCHMLFFLAIAEMQGLKVTSYQDDPKGYLERNDKKGMAITRIELSPRITFGGDKVPEQETINKIHSKAHSSCFIRNSVTAEVTINAV